In Helicobacter mastomyrinus, a single genomic region encodes these proteins:
- the rpoD gene encoding RNA polymerase sigma factor RpoD, with protein MQEKADKINKKSKEVNAELENLFKEEDSDYITYEKIAQIMLKAPTSGQVKKIKDLSKKYKKKLLSSSEAAKVLNTQEQIKRQADRKKMLDEELEDEFDFMKDKELLEWSRSDSPVRMYLREMGQIPLLTKEEEISLSKQIELGENTILDAICSVPYLIDFIYDYKDALINRERRVKELFKSFDDDEEEEELNEEEDFDIEEEENARKNSKRDQKRVEKVMESFKALDKAKKEWLKLLEGPLAEGEDELSHILLLSHKKHILKTKLLDLGPTSKLISELVRAMENTLKSGDGFERELKRLEYKLPLFNDILIQNHKKILANITNMTRDEIASMVPETTMVNVYMELKKLFQTKEASEGGFNLEPEKLKEILEQIKRGKSISDKAKAKMAKSNLRLVVSIAKRYTNRGLPFLDLIQEGNIGLMKAVDKFEYKKGFKFSTYATWWIRQAISRAIADQARTIRIPIHMIETINRIHKIIRKHVQETGKEPDIDFIAKEVGLSIDKVKNVIKITKEPVSLDAPIGNDDDGKFGDFVEDKNSVGPMDYILKEDLKVQIDEVLEQLNDREKAVIRMRFGLLDDESDRTLEEIGKELNVTRERVRQIESSAIKKLKHPKVGRKLKNYIEE; from the coding sequence ATGCAAGAAAAAGCTGACAAAATAAACAAAAAGTCAAAAGAAGTGAATGCTGAATTGGAAAATTTGTTTAAAGAAGAAGATAGCGATTATATTACGTATGAAAAAATTGCTCAAATTATGCTCAAAGCTCCCACAAGCGGACAGGTCAAAAAAATTAAAGACTTGAGCAAAAAATACAAAAAGAAACTTTTAAGCTCCTCTGAAGCGGCAAAAGTGCTTAATACTCAAGAACAAATCAAACGTCAAGCAGATAGAAAAAAAATGCTTGATGAAGAGCTTGAAGATGAATTTGACTTTATGAAAGATAAAGAGCTTCTTGAGTGGAGTAGGAGCGATAGCCCTGTACGTATGTATCTACGTGAAATGGGGCAGATTCCACTTTTGACAAAAGAGGAAGAAATTAGCCTAAGTAAGCAAATTGAGCTAGGGGAGAATACTATCTTAGATGCAATTTGCTCCGTGCCTTATTTGATTGACTTTATTTATGATTATAAAGATGCCTTGATTAATCGTGAGCGAAGGGTTAAAGAACTCTTCAAAAGTTTTGATGATGACGAAGAGGAAGAGGAATTAAATGAAGAGGAAGATTTTGATATAGAAGAAGAGGAAAATGCACGTAAGAACTCAAAGAGAGACCAAAAACGTGTAGAAAAGGTAATGGAAAGTTTCAAAGCACTTGATAAGGCAAAAAAAGAATGGCTTAAACTACTTGAAGGCCCATTAGCAGAGGGCGAGGATGAGCTTAGCCATATTTTGCTACTTTCACACAAAAAGCATATCCTCAAAACAAAACTTTTAGACTTAGGACCTACAAGTAAGCTCATTAGTGAGCTTGTAAGAGCAATGGAAAATACCTTAAAAAGCGGTGATGGCTTTGAGCGTGAGCTAAAAAGACTTGAATATAAACTACCATTATTTAATGATATATTAATACAAAATCACAAAAAAATTCTTGCCAATATTACCAATATGACACGCGATGAAATCGCCTCTATGGTGCCAGAAACCACAATGGTAAATGTGTATATGGAACTCAAAAAACTTTTTCAAACTAAGGAAGCAAGTGAAGGAGGTTTTAACCTTGAACCCGAAAAGCTCAAAGAAATCCTAGAACAAATTAAGCGTGGGAAATCTATCTCCGATAAAGCAAAAGCAAAAATGGCAAAATCCAACCTCCGCCTTGTGGTGAGCATTGCCAAGCGATATACTAATCGCGGTTTGCCATTCCTTGATTTGATACAAGAGGGCAATATCGGGCTAATGAAGGCTGTGGATAAGTTTGAATACAAAAAAGGCTTTAAATTTTCTACTTATGCTACGTGGTGGATTAGGCAAGCTATCTCACGAGCCATTGCTGACCAAGCGCGCACTATTCGCATTCCCATTCATATGATAGAAACAATTAATAGAATCCACAAAATTATACGCAAGCACGTCCAAGAGACAGGCAAAGAACCAGATATTGATTTTATTGCTAAAGAGGTAGGACTTTCCATTGATAAAGTAAAGAATGTTATTAAAATTACCAAAGAACCAGTGAGCCTTGATGCCCCTATTGGAAATGATGATGATGGTAAATTTGGGGATTTTGTAGAAGACAAAAATTCTGTAGGACCTATGGATTATATCCTCAAGGAAGATTTAAAAGTGCAAATTGATGAAGTACTTGAACAGCTTAATGACAGAGAAAAAGCTGTAATACGTATGCGTTTTGGACTTTTAGATGATGAAAGCGATAGGACATTAGAAGAAATCGGTAAGGAACTCAATGTAACGCGCGAGAGAGTGCGGCAAATAGAATCTAGTGCTATCAAAAAGCTCAAACATCCAAAAGTAGGTAGAAAACTAAAAAACTACATTGAGGAATAA
- a CDS encoding CoA-binding protein, producing MALLHNTQKATILKNARKIVIVGLSPQQDKISYQVGAFLLSRGYDIIPIYPRGGEILGREVFCSLNDAFAVMAQNGEVCDIINIFRKSEALGDVMNEICALTPYSSFDKSRLCVWVQLGLQSKEAYQKAKENAILYEEDSCIQATYKNLFGNATLTEITALS from the coding sequence ATGGCACTATTGCATAACACACAAAAAGCAACTATCCTAAAAAACGCAAGAAAAATTGTTATTGTAGGCTTAAGCCCTCAGCAAGATAAGATAAGCTATCAGGTAGGGGCATTTCTATTATCTAGGGGTTATGATATTATCCCTATTTATCCGCGTGGTGGGGAGATTCTAGGAAGAGAAGTATTTTGCTCACTCAATGATGCCTTTGCAGTAATGGCGCAAAATGGGGAAGTATGCGATATTATCAACATCTTTAGAAAAAGTGAAGCACTAGGAGATGTGATGAATGAAATATGCGCCCTCACTCCTTATAGCTCCTTTGACAAAAGCCGCTTATGTGTATGGGTGCAGCTTGGGCTGCAAAGCAAAGAGGCTTATCAAAAAGCTAAAGAAAATGCTATCTTATATGAAGAGGATAGTTGCATTCAAGCCACATACAAAAATCTTTTTGGTAACGCAACCTTAACAGAGATTACCGCCCTATCGTAA
- a CDS encoding phosphatidate cytidylyltransferase, whose product MNDNTQQSPNTPKDNVSLYARLKEKAKIRFLSDKARFLTAIALIILLVLVLSIDSPLLTCIVLAFLCVIAMQEVLSLYKLESALHYYIATILAWLCAYFNDRVIESALFVLILYASYLAYSKKITLKTLLPFIYPLLPFLSIYALYKDAGGAGVWVIVWLIVIVAFTDTGAYFGGKAFGKTPFCPTSPKKTLEGVICGVIFGVAFGSIVGIGTCGNFLYSLGITFVVALSAVFGDLFESYLKREAGVKDSGSLLPGHGGVLDRLDAILFGAVVMHFLLFFLPGYNNITIML is encoded by the coding sequence ATGAATGACAATACACAGCAATCCCCCAATACCCCTAAAGACAACGTATCACTATACGCTCGCCTTAAAGAGAAAGCAAAAATAAGGTTTCTTTCTGATAAGGCACGATTTCTTACTGCTATTGCCTTAATTATTTTACTTGTGCTTGTCTTAAGCATTGATTCACCCCTGCTTACTTGCATTGTGCTTGCATTTCTTTGTGTCATTGCTATGCAAGAGGTTCTTTCTCTCTACAAACTAGAATCTGCTTTACATTATTATATCGCCACTATTTTGGCTTGGCTATGTGCGTATTTTAATGACCGCGTTATAGAATCTGCTCTTTTTGTACTCATTCTCTATGCGTCTTATCTTGCTTATAGCAAAAAAATCACGCTTAAAACCTTACTTCCTTTCATCTACCCACTTCTGCCATTTCTAAGTATTTACGCACTCTATAAAGACGCTGGGGGAGCTGGTGTATGGGTTATTGTATGGTTAATTGTAATTGTAGCATTTACCGATACAGGAGCGTATTTTGGCGGCAAAGCCTTCGGTAAAACGCCCTTTTGCCCTACTTCCCCTAAAAAAACCCTTGAAGGCGTGATTTGCGGGGTTATCTTTGGTGTGGCTTTTGGCTCAATTGTAGGCATTGGTACTTGTGGGAACTTTTTATATTCGCTTGGTATTACCTTTGTTGTAGCTCTTAGTGCTGTTTTTGGAGATTTATTTGAAAGCTACTTAAAACGTGAAGCAGGAGTAAAAGATAGCGGCTCATTATTACCCGGGCACGGTGGTGTGCTAGATAGACTTGATGCCATACTCTTTGGTGCGGTGGTAATGCACTTTTTGCTTTTTTTCCTACCCGGCTATAATAACATCACTATTATGCTTTAA
- the dxr gene encoding 1-deoxy-D-xylulose-5-phosphate reductoisomerase, with protein sequence MILLGSTGSIGTNALEIAAAFSIRIESLCAGRNISLLNQQIAQYNPKNVCIAHKADSIRLIKGDYRLFYGAEGILEMIESSQSTLVLNALVGFAGLAPSFKALQCGKKLALANKESLVNAGWLLQKEQITPIDSEHFGLWYLTQNRPINELYITASGGAFRDYPLDKIACASPQEALKHPNWQMGQKITIDSATMANKLFEILEARWLFNTQHIDAFIESSSSIHALVEHPDGSIIAHISNPDMKLPIAYALNPILASQHRYIKPLSLTSLNLCLKPIDPHRYPLWNLKDEILQTPQKGIVLNASNEVAVQYFLANSIPFGAISTLIAAIMEQFADFNFNSLNDLNSITALDRQVRINSQEWLKQQNYTLS encoded by the coding sequence ATGATTCTTCTTGGCAGCACCGGTAGTATTGGCACAAATGCCCTTGAGATCGCTGCAGCTTTTTCTATCCGCATAGAATCTTTATGTGCGGGTAGGAATATCTCTCTCTTAAATCAACAAATTGCACAATATAATCCTAAAAATGTATGTATCGCCCATAAAGCAGATTCTATTCGTCTTATCAAAGGAGATTATCGCTTATTTTATGGAGCAGAGGGGATTTTAGAAATGATAGAATCCTCCCAATCTACTCTTGTCCTCAATGCCCTTGTGGGATTTGCAGGGCTTGCCCCTAGCTTCAAAGCCTTACAATGTGGTAAAAAACTCGCTCTAGCCAATAAGGAATCACTCGTAAATGCTGGTTGGCTTTTGCAAAAAGAGCAGATTACGCCCATTGATAGCGAACATTTTGGATTATGGTATCTCACACAAAATCGCCCTATAAATGAACTCTATATTACCGCAAGTGGTGGGGCTTTTCGAGACTATCCATTAGATAAAATTGCTTGCGCCTCACCACAAGAAGCCCTCAAACACCCTAATTGGCAAATGGGACAGAAAATCACCATAGATTCAGCCACTATGGCAAATAAACTTTTTGAGATTCTCGAAGCACGTTGGCTCTTTAATACACAGCATATAGACGCCTTTATAGAATCTAGCTCTAGTATCCACGCCCTTGTCGAACACCCCGATGGCAGTATTATTGCCCATATTAGCAACCCAGATATGAAGCTCCCTATTGCCTATGCACTTAATCCCATTCTAGCCTCACAGCACAGATATATCAAGCCACTTTCTCTTACCTCTTTAAATCTATGCCTTAAGCCTATTGACCCTCATCGCTATCCCTTGTGGAATCTCAAAGATGAAATACTACAAACCCCTCAAAAAGGCATAGTGCTTAATGCAAGCAATGAAGTAGCAGTGCAATATTTTTTAGCTAATAGCATACCTTTTGGAGCTATAAGCACACTTATAGCAGCAATAATGGAGCAATTTGCAGATTTTAACTTTAACTCACTCAACGATTTAAATTCAATCACTGCTCTTGATAGACAAGTGCGCATAAATAGCCAAGAATGGCTCAAACAACAGAACTATACCCTCTCTTAA
- a CDS encoding outer membrane beta-barrel protein: MKKILISSVLSASLLCVANAQSSGLFVGVNAGVPITTPDYKGSLAATKDFFPTTGIGWAVGVDVGYKQALSQNYGLKWYLSYNYNQSKGSKDSEAIGKSEADINQHLITANVDYYFNFTPAFGAYLGIGVGYQQYNPTWKMGGATIPTEGAKGGLAVPVNVGLTYNFNDKNQILLGAKIPLVAYDYETNNPQTQTKGTATLRTYIVQIGYNLTF; this comes from the coding sequence ATGAAAAAAATTTTAATCTCAAGTGTATTGAGTGCAAGTCTTTTGTGTGTAGCAAATGCACAAAGTAGTGGTTTATTTGTTGGTGTAAATGCAGGAGTGCCTATTACTACACCGGATTATAAAGGTTCTTTAGCAGCAACAAAGGATTTTTTTCCTACAACTGGTATAGGCTGGGCAGTAGGGGTTGATGTCGGCTACAAACAAGCTTTGAGCCAAAATTATGGGCTTAAATGGTATCTTAGCTATAACTATAATCAAAGTAAAGGTTCTAAAGATAGTGAGGCAATAGGTAAAAGTGAAGCTGATATTAATCAGCACTTAATTACAGCAAATGTGGATTACTACTTTAATTTCACTCCTGCTTTTGGTGCATATCTCGGTATTGGTGTAGGCTATCAACAATATAATCCTACATGGAAAATGGGTGGAGCCACTATTCCTACTGAAGGAGCTAAGGGTGGACTTGCTGTGCCTGTAAACGTAGGGCTTACATATAATTTCAATGATAAAAACCAGATTCTGCTTGGAGCAAAGATTCCATTAGTAGCTTATGATTATGAAACTAACAATCCTCAAACCCAAACTAAAGGAACAGCTACACTTCGCACCTATATCGTGCAAATTGGATACAACCTTACTTTCTAA
- the thrC gene encoding threonine synthase encodes MNIRTFISTRDSNPALAKSFKDAILNPSAPQGGLYTFDTLPKLSTQDIISLSNLSYEGLCIKLFKILNLGLDEALLKDVLRCYKSFDNPNNPAPLHKFSDNLFMLNLYSGPTRAFKDMALQPFGALLSHFAAQKKQTYLILAATSGDTGPATLESFANKPYIKVICLYPDGGTSDIQRLQMTTQNASNCKVIGIKGNFDDAQSALKNLLNDKDFITNLHAQGIYLSAANSVNIGRIVFQIIYHFWAYFSLLKNAQITFGEKISIVVPSGNFGNILGAFFAKKMGLPLQKLVVASNVNNILSDFIHSGVYDVSSRVLLRSKSPAMDILKSSNVERVLYALFGAKRTRQLMESLQTKGAYSLNQDELALLQDDFSALYCDDTQCLQSMTEVIKKGFVLDPHSAIAYYGAKKLQKENIIDKSVFLATAEWSKFAPSVWEALQEAYSLQDVYSDEKNAIKDICEHTSAVLPQAISTLFNKPITQKDVVAISAIRSCIMQWIEQS; translated from the coding sequence ATGAATATCCGCACTTTCATCTCTACAAGAGATTCTAACCCCGCTCTTGCAAAAAGCTTCAAAGACGCTATTCTCAATCCCTCCGCACCACAGGGAGGGCTCTACACTTTTGATACTCTGCCCAAACTTAGCACACAAGATATTATCTCCTTGAGTAATTTAAGCTATGAAGGGCTTTGTATCAAACTTTTTAAGATTCTTAACTTAGGACTTGATGAAGCACTTTTAAAAGATGTATTGCGATGCTACAAAAGCTTTGATAATCCAAATAATCCCGCCCCATTACACAAGTTTAGCGATAATCTCTTTATGCTTAATCTCTACTCTGGTCCTACTCGCGCATTTAAAGATATGGCATTGCAACCTTTTGGAGCATTACTTTCACATTTTGCCGCACAAAAAAAACAAACTTATTTGATTCTTGCTGCTACAAGCGGTGATACCGGACCTGCCACGCTAGAAAGCTTTGCGAATAAGCCTTATATTAAGGTTATTTGTCTCTATCCTGATGGCGGCACAAGTGATATACAAAGATTGCAAATGACTACTCAAAATGCCTCAAACTGCAAGGTAATAGGCATTAAGGGCAACTTTGATGACGCACAAAGCGCACTTAAAAACCTCCTTAACGATAAAGATTTTATCACAAATCTCCACGCACAAGGCATTTACCTCTCTGCAGCAAATTCTGTCAATATAGGCCGCATTGTTTTTCAAATCATTTATCATTTTTGGGCGTATTTTAGTCTCCTTAAAAATGCTCAAATCACCTTTGGGGAAAAAATTTCAATTGTCGTGCCAAGCGGGAATTTTGGCAATATTTTAGGAGCGTTTTTTGCTAAAAAAATGGGCTTACCCTTGCAAAAGCTCGTTGTAGCTTCAAATGTAAATAATATCTTAAGCGATTTTATCCATAGCGGTGTATATGATGTCTCTTCACGCGTTTTATTGAGGTCAAAATCCCCCGCGATGGATATTCTTAAAAGCTCAAATGTTGAAAGGGTGCTTTATGCGCTTTTTGGAGCTAAGCGCACACGGCAATTAATGGAATCTTTGCAAACAAAAGGCGCATATAGCCTTAACCAAGATGAATTAGCCCTCCTACAAGATGATTTTAGCGCATTATATTGCGATGATACTCAATGCCTACAAAGTATGACAGAAGTCATAAAAAAGGGGTTTGTGCTTGACCCACATAGTGCGATTGCCTACTATGGAGCAAAAAAACTGCAAAAAGAAAATATTATAGATAAAAGCGTTTTCCTTGCCACAGCAGAATGGAGCAAATTCGCCCCGAGCGTTTGGGAAGCCCTGCAAGAAGCCTATAGCCTGCAAGATGTTTATAGTGATGAAAAAAATGCGATTAAAGATATTTGTGAGCATACATCAGCCGTGCTTCCTCAAGCCATTAGCACACTTTTTAATAAACCTATCACACAAAAAGATGTAGTAGCGATTTCAGCCATTCGCTCTTGCATTATGCAATGGATTGAGCAAAGTTAG
- the purE gene encoding 5-(carboxyamino)imidazole ribonucleotide mutase, whose amino-acid sequence MDFISVIMGSKSDWNVMSECIEVLKKFDVAYEVIISSAHRSPERTKSYIKDAQSRGAQVFIGAAGMAAHLAGAIASQTCKPVIGVPLSGGALDGLDALLSTVQMPSSMPVATVSIGKAGAINAAYLAMQILSLKNDELAGKLIEDRVMKAKKVELDSAEIEVRRG is encoded by the coding sequence ATGGATTTTATAAGCGTGATTATGGGGAGCAAAAGCGATTGGAACGTGATGAGTGAGTGCATAGAGGTATTGAAAAAGTTTGATGTCGCCTATGAGGTGATTATTAGCTCGGCTCATCGCTCACCAGAGCGCACAAAATCCTATATCAAAGACGCACAATCTCGTGGTGCGCAAGTATTCATCGGCGCAGCGGGTATGGCAGCACATCTTGCCGGGGCGATTGCCTCTCAAACGTGCAAACCCGTTATCGGTGTGCCTTTAAGTGGTGGTGCACTTGATGGGTTAGATGCCCTCCTTTCTACCGTGCAAATGCCTAGCTCTATGCCCGTAGCCACAGTGAGCATTGGCAAGGCTGGGGCGATTAATGCAGCGTATTTAGCAATGCAAATTTTAAGCCTTAAAAATGATGAACTCGCAGGAAAGCTCATAGAAGATCGCGTGATGAAGGCTAAAAAAGTAGAGCTAGATTCTGCAGAGATAGAGGTGAGGAGGGGCTAA
- a CDS encoding DUF3972 domain-containing protein has protein sequence MEASNTWLELEEFVKLSGLSEEKITELINEGSLKSKTEEEKTFIDATSGVGALVKKVESNLVSADMNGKELDPVFVEKTISTILGLHDKVIAAKDETISAFKNENTFLKDALISMQEVYDDDKKTMETLRTELERSREEIEFMKRKYRLMWGKVANMTEPK, from the coding sequence ATGGAAGCTTCAAATACTTGGCTTGAGCTCGAAGAATTTGTAAAACTTTCAGGTTTAAGTGAAGAAAAAATCACTGAGCTCATTAATGAAGGCAGTCTCAAAAGCAAAACAGAGGAAGAAAAAACCTTTATAGACGCAACTTCAGGTGTGGGTGCATTAGTCAAAAAAGTAGAATCTAATCTTGTATCCGCAGATATGAATGGCAAAGAGCTAGACCCTGTATTTGTGGAAAAAACCATCTCTACCATTCTAGGCTTACACGATAAAGTCATTGCGGCAAAAGATGAAACCATCAGTGCGTTTAAAAACGAAAATACCTTTCTTAAAGACGCCCTTATCTCTATGCAGGAAGTCTATGATGATGATAAGAAGACGATGGAAACCTTGCGTACAGAACTAGAACGCTCACGTGAGGAAATTGAATTTATGAAGCGCAAATATCGCCTTATGTGGGGTAAAGTCGCTAATATGACAGAACCAAAATGA
- a CDS encoding damage-control phosphatase ARMT1 family protein, with protein MIAQNACFTCLQRQVKHLCQLLHIPDKHITQNIQHILESAKNKGLLPPQIAIDVYKTLARDTGLSDPFYHIKQESMTKAHHIVQNLLHKYPPPPLLFATNGPDSKQIKEDSVYKRLEWAVKMAILGNVIDYGSQHSFDFDNANFGFESIHFATFCLPAFIDKLSAKTLLYIADNAGENIFDKVLIATLKEIYPHIEIYYALRGKPIINDLTLEDMSHPLAKDMQEYCTLLDSGVRSPGFVYTDALPQAQAIYDRADVILAKGMGNFECLNMHKDERLFLLFKVKCDVVAAYCGVQKGAMMFIHNTKVQKE; from the coding sequence ATGATAGCTCAAAATGCGTGTTTTACCTGTCTTCAAAGGCAAGTTAAACATCTCTGCCAACTGCTACATATCCCCGATAAGCACATCACACAAAATATACAGCATATTTTAGAATCTGCCAAAAATAAAGGATTGCTCCCACCTCAAATCGCCATTGATGTATATAAAACTCTTGCACGTGATACAGGGCTTAGCGATCCCTTTTATCATATCAAGCAAGAGAGTATGACAAAAGCTCACCATATTGTGCAAAATTTACTTCACAAATACCCTCCACCACCACTTTTATTCGCTACTAATGGCCCAGATTCTAAACAAATAAAAGAGGATTCTGTATATAAACGGCTAGAATGGGCAGTCAAAATGGCAATTTTAGGTAATGTCATTGATTATGGCTCACAGCATAGCTTTGATTTTGATAATGCCAATTTTGGCTTTGAATCCATACATTTTGCTACCTTTTGCCTCCCTGCATTTATTGACAAACTCTCTGCTAAAACATTACTTTATATTGCTGATAATGCTGGAGAAAATATCTTTGATAAGGTGCTTATCGCCACATTAAAGGAGATATATCCGCATATAGAGATTTATTATGCCCTACGTGGTAAGCCTATCATCAATGATCTTACATTAGAGGATATGTCTCACCCTTTGGCTAAGGATATGCAGGAGTATTGCACTTTACTTGATTCTGGCGTGAGAAGCCCGGGATTTGTATATACGGACGCCTTACCTCAAGCCCAAGCTATCTATGATAGGGCTGATGTGATACTTGCTAAGGGTATGGGGAATTTTGAATGTTTAAATATGCACAAAGATGAACGATTATTTTTGCTTTTTAAGGTCAAGTGCGATGTGGTGGCAGCATATTGTGGGGTGCAAAAGGGAGCAATGATGTTTATCCACAATACAAAAGTGCAAAAGGAGTGA
- the glyQ gene encoding glycine--tRNA ligase subunit alpha, with product MLSFSNILLTLQEFWKNQGCLIVQPYDIPAGAGTFHPATLLRSLDSKSWSVAYVAPSRRPTDGRYGENPNRLGSYYQFQVLIKPSPDNIQEIYLRSFEALGLDLRAHDVRFVEDNWESPTLGAWGLGWEVWLDGMEVTQFTYFQQVGGIPCQPVAVEITYGVERLAMYIQGVENIFEIAWNDPTNTHPMSYADVHLQGEYEFSTYHFDVADTKMLFALFEQYAKEVKNCLQARIPLVAYDYTMLTSHCFNILDARKAISVAQRQDYILQIRELAKACAVLYKEMEGERNARIEKSKGL from the coding sequence ATGCTAAGTTTTTCGAATATTTTACTAACCCTACAAGAATTTTGGAAAAATCAAGGCTGCCTTATCGTGCAGCCCTATGATATTCCCGCAGGAGCTGGGACATTCCACCCGGCTACTCTGCTTAGAAGCTTAGATTCTAAGTCTTGGAGTGTAGCTTATGTCGCCCCATCACGTCGCCCAACAGATGGGCGCTATGGAGAGAATCCTAATCGCCTAGGAAGTTATTATCAATTTCAAGTGCTTATCAAGCCAAGCCCAGATAATATACAAGAGATATATTTGCGTAGCTTTGAGGCATTGGGCTTAGACTTACGCGCTCACGATGTGCGTTTTGTAGAGGATAATTGGGAATCCCCCACACTTGGTGCTTGGGGACTTGGCTGGGAAGTGTGGCTTGATGGTATGGAGGTAACGCAATTTACATATTTTCAGCAAGTAGGCGGGATTCCTTGCCAACCCGTCGCGGTGGAAATTACCTATGGCGTGGAAAGATTAGCAATGTATATACAAGGAGTAGAAAATATCTTTGAAATTGCGTGGAATGACCCCACAAACACACACCCTATGTCGTATGCGGACGTACATTTACAAGGTGAATATGAATTTTCTACCTATCATTTTGATGTAGCAGATACCAAAATGCTTTTTGCGCTTTTTGAACAATATGCTAAAGAAGTGAAAAACTGTCTCCAAGCGAGAATCCCTCTTGTTGCGTATGATTATACAATGCTTACAAGCCATTGTTTTAATATCCTTGATGCGCGTAAGGCTATTTCTGTCGCCCAAAGGCAGGATTATATCTTGCAAATTCGTGAACTCGCTAAAGCGTGTGCGGTGCTGTATAAAGAAATGGAGGGAGAAAGAAATGCACGGATAGAGAAAAGCAAAGGCTTGTAA